The nucleotide sequence AGGGGCACCTCCAGCAGGCGCTGCGCAGCCTCTTCGCGGTGGCGGAGGCGTATCCGCAGCTCCAGGCCAGCCAGAACTTCCTCCAGGTGCAGCAGGCCCTCGTCGACACCGAGGACAAGATCCAGGCGGCCCGGCGGTTCTACAACGGCGGTGTCCGTGAGCTGAACACGAAGATCAAGGTGTTCCCCAACAACCTGTTCGCCAAGGGGCTGGGCTTCACCGAGCGCGAGTTCTTCGAGGTCGCCGACAGCGGCGCCATCTCCGAACCGCCACGCGTGCAGTTCTGAACCTCACCGGACGGTGAGGATGAGATCGTCCGCGGTGAAGGCGACCTCTCCGCGGACGCTCC is from Microbacterium sp. BLY and encodes:
- a CDS encoding LemA family protein yields the protein MEWLVPVLIVVGVILLVGVYLWATYNSLVQLNVRVDEAWSGITVQLKRRADLIPNLIETVKGYASHEKAVFENVTRARAETLSAGSPGEAGIAEGHLQQALRSLFAVAEAYPQLQASQNFLQVQQALVDTEDKIQAARRFYNGGVRELNTKIKVFPNNLFAKGLGFTEREFFEVADSGAISEPPRVQF